A part of Podarcis muralis chromosome 13, rPodMur119.hap1.1, whole genome shotgun sequence genomic DNA contains:
- the CCR7 gene encoding C-C chemokine receptor type 7 — MDRDKKLRAVIVLNLPLLFQLCMSQTVTAEYDYNSNFTIDYDAYADICKKDEIRRFRAVFLPVVYSLVCFVGLAGNCLVMVTNIYFKRLKTMTDIYLLNLAIADILFLLTLPFWAFSAAKYWVFKEFGCKAIHCICQMSFFSGMLLLLSISIDRYFAIVQAPSAHRLRSQRVFASKVTCLSIWILAFVLSIPELVHRGIYESDQQKPRCSILAYNLLAFSTGIRICQMLFGFLMPLLVMTFCYCVIIRTLFQARSFEKNRAIKVLIAVMVVFVLFQLPYNGVVLAETISAFNHTNGECEVIKRMDVANDVTYGLACFRCCLNPFLYAFIGVKFRNDLLRLLKNLGCISQAQLWQWSTYRDNTRCSIATETDTTTTFYP; from the exons ATGGACAGAG ATAAAAAGCTGAGAGCGGTCATCGTTTTGAACTTGCCTCTCCTTTTCCAG CTCTGCATGAGCCAGACTGTGACAGCTGAATACGACTACAATAGCAACTTCACGATTGACTACGATGCGTATGCAGACATCTGCAAGAAGGATGAGATCCGGCGATTCCGTGCAGTTTTCTTACCCGTTGTATATTCCCTTGTGTGTTTTGTGGGGCTGGCAGGCAACTGCCTGGTCATGGTGACGAACATCTACTTCAAGAGGCTCAAGACGATGACAGATATCTACCTCCTCAACCTCGCCATAGCGGACATCCTTTTCCTGCTGACTCTCCCCTTCTGGGCCTTCAGCGCAGCAAAGTATTGGGTCTTTAAGGAGTTTGGTTGCAAAGCCATCCATTGCATCTGCCAGATGAGCTTCTTTAGCGgaatgttgctgctgctctccatCAGCATCGACAGGTATTTCGCCATTGTCCAGGCCCCCTCAGCCCACCGCCTTCGGTCCCAGAGAGTTTTCGCCAGCAAGGTCACCTGCCTCTCCATTTGGATCCTAGCTTTCGTCCTCTCCATCCCTGAGCTGGTCCACAGGGGCATCTATGAGTCTGACCAACAGAAGCCGCGCTGCAGCATCCTAGCGTACAACTTGCTGGCCTTCAGCACCGGCATCAGGATTTGCCAGATGCTCTTTGGCTTCCTGATGCCTCTCCTAGTGATGACATTCTGCTACTGTGTCATCATCAGGACCTTGTTCCAAGCCCGTAGCTTCGAGAAGAACCGGGCGATCAAGGTCCTCATCGCCGTGATGGTGGTCTTTGTCCTCTTCCAGCTGCCCTACAATGGCGTCGTGCTAGCTGAGACCATCTCGGCCTTCAACCACACCAATGGCGAATGCGAAGTCATCAAGCGCATGGATGTGGCCAATGACGTGACGTACGGCCTGGCGTGCTTCCGCTGCTGCCTCAACCCCTTCCTGTACGCCTTCATAGGTGTCAAGTTCCGCAACGACCTGCTCCGGCTCCTCAAGAACCTGGGCTGCATCAGCCAAGCGCAGCTCTGGCAGTGGTCAACGTACCGGGATAACACAAGGTGCTCCATTGCCACGGAAACTgacaccaccaccactttctacCCCTGA